In the genome of Spirochaetia bacterium, one region contains:
- a CDS encoding TrkA family potassium uptake protein: MSDNNLFGVIGIGRFGLSLARGLLEEGKTVIAIDKDQASLEPLRNQVNDLMVMERLTIEELKSAGIENCATVIVCIGKNIEANLLATMNAIELGVPRVIAKALNEEHGRLLRRIGAEIVNPEVEMGAKLAKTLTAKLTLDVLPIGEDFSIIELVMNDKYADKTVREVNFREKFHINIVAIVRDDKANGYIAPSTMLKAGDILVVSGDNNAVNAFEAMNSKNL, translated from the coding sequence ATGTCAGATAACAATCTATTTGGAGTAATCGGTATCGGGAGATTCGGATTGTCCCTGGCTAGGGGACTGCTGGAAGAAGGCAAGACTGTCATTGCAATTGACAAGGATCAAGCCAGCCTTGAGCCCTTGAGGAACCAAGTCAATGACCTCATGGTAATGGAACGCCTCACCATAGAAGAACTCAAATCTGCCGGCATAGAGAACTGTGCAACGGTCATTGTCTGCATCGGCAAGAATATCGAGGCCAATCTTCTGGCCACGATGAATGCCATAGAATTGGGCGTTCCCAGGGTAATAGCAAAAGCCCTCAACGAAGAACACGGAAGGCTACTGAGAAGGATTGGAGCTGAAATAGTCAATCCTGAAGTTGAAATGGGAGCGAAGCTTGCCAAGACACTCACAGCCAAGCTGACGCTGGATGTGTTGCCTATCGGAGAGGATTTTTCCATCATCGAATTGGTCATGAATGACAAGTATGCTGACAAGACGGTAAGGGAAGTCAATTTCAGAGAAAAGTTTCATATCAATATCGTTGCCATCGTCAGGGATGACAAGGCAAACGGGTACATAGCCCCATCTACGATGCTGAAAGCAGGTGACATCTTGGTAGTCAGCGGTGATAATAACGCTGTAAATGCCTTTGAAGCTATGAATTCAAAGAATTTGTAA